Genomic segment of Candidatus Neptunochlamydia vexilliferae:
CCTTGTCGAATAGGTAGGTGAAAGGTCGCTCCTTTTGCAGCGCGGAGGGCTTTGGGGGAAAAGGGGTCAGCGCAGGAAAGGAGAAAAACTCCTTCAAAACCAAGGGCTAAGGCGGTCCGCAGAAGGGTTCCTAAATTGCCAGGATCGTTAATGCGGTCCAGGGCAATCAGCCGCTTTCCCTCAAGTGGAGCGGGAGGAGGCAGGGGAACTTCTGCAAGGTAAGGCTCTGGAGAGGAGGTGTCTGCAATTTTTTTGATCACTTCTGGAGGAACCACATAACGGTTTTTAGCGGGGATGGAGGTTTCCTCGGTGGTGATCAAGGTCTCGATCTCCCCCTGAAACTCAAGAATCATCTTCTTTCCCTCGAGGAGGAGAAAACCTTTTTCATCGCGGTAAAGCCTCTCCTTACGGAGTTTAACGAGATGCTTGACGATTGGGTGTTGTAAACTCGTAACTGTTTTTGGTACCATGGTGTCTAGGGGGAATTATAACATGAAAGGGTCATTTAAGGGAATTCGGGGGTCACTCGCCTCCCGGATCATCTTGATAGCCATGCTCTTCATGGTCGTTCCTCTCCTTGCCCTTATCACCCTTCTCTACTCTGAGGATAGCCGCCTTAAAAAAGAAAATAATTACTTTATACTTAGAATCTTAATGGATGAAAAGGTGGGGATCATTACTGGTGTCGTTTCTCATGATATGGACCTTTTATCAGCCATTGCCACCCTCTATCCGCTGACAAATGACCAAGAAGGAATTCTTAAAAAGCTCGTTGCGGAAGATGATGTTTTGGCCCTTTTTCATCTTAAGCAGGGAGAAAAGGGAGACTATGTCTGCGACCTATCTTCAAGTTCAGAGCTTAAGGGTAAAGATTTTACCCAGATTGTGAGCCAAGCAAAGAAGGGAGTCACCTTTGTGATCGACCCGAAAACAGAGATCTTTTATCTCACCTACTATGATTGGAAAGAAAGTGGGGCGTGGACGGTCTCTTTTGTTGCCCGCCACATCACCCAAGACTTTCCGATTGAAAAGGATATTCTCTATGCCGCTTCCACCTCACTCATCGATGGTGATGGGACGATCCTCCTTTCAACCAATGAGGAGCTGAAAGGGCGCCACTTTACCCGCCCCATC
This window contains:
- a CDS encoding TrmH family RNA methyltransferase; amino-acid sequence: MVPKTVTSLQHPIVKHLVKLRKERLYRDEKGFLLLEGKKMILEFQGEIETLITTEETSIPAKNRYVVPPEVIKKIADTSSPEPYLAEVPLPPPAPLEGKRLIALDRINDPGNLGTLLRTALALGFEGVFLLSCADPFSPKALRAAKGATFHLPIRQGSEEELLSLMSNRHIYVADAQGMENTTFTTPLILVLGSEAHGPSPALKSQGTLISIPMSDKAESLNVAVAGGILMHKMGESR